A part of Sinorhizobium chiapasense genomic DNA contains:
- the rutR gene encoding HTH-type transcriptional regulator RutR, with product MVLPRAAKTQRRTRIQEEKEEQILEAALEVFSAHGFRGSTIDQIAEVAGMSKPNLLYYFRTKEAMHRALIDRVLDTWLDPLREFNAEGNPVAEIRSYIRRKLEMARDFPRESRLFANEVLQGAPHIEDELKGPLKELVDEKAEVIRAWAKAGKIATCDPYHLIFAIWSTTQHYADFDVQVRAVLGQENAGDGRFEDAARFLERLFVDGLQVREQPAS from the coding sequence ATGGTACTTCCAAGAGCGGCCAAAACCCAGAGGCGTACACGCATCCAGGAGGAGAAGGAGGAGCAGATCCTCGAGGCCGCGCTGGAGGTCTTTTCGGCCCACGGCTTTCGCGGCTCGACCATCGATCAGATCGCCGAAGTGGCGGGCATGTCGAAGCCGAATCTGCTCTATTACTTCCGCACCAAGGAGGCGATGCACCGGGCGTTGATCGACCGCGTGCTCGATACCTGGCTCGATCCGCTCCGCGAGTTCAATGCCGAGGGAAACCCGGTCGCCGAGATCCGCAGCTACATCCGGCGGAAGCTGGAGATGGCGCGTGATTTCCCGCGCGAAAGCCGGCTGTTCGCCAATGAGGTGCTACAGGGCGCGCCCCATATCGAGGATGAGCTGAAGGGCCCGCTGAAAGAACTCGTTGACGAGAAGGCCGAAGTCATCCGCGCCTGGGCAAAGGCCGGCAAGATCGCCACGTGCGATCCCTATCACCTGATCTTCGCAATCTGGTCGACGACGCAGCACTACGCCGATTTCGACGTGCAGGTGCGCGCGGTGCTCGGCCAGGAAAACGCAGGCGACGGGCGCTTCGAGGATGCCGCACGCTTCCTTGAGCGGCTGTTCGTCGACGGCCTGCAGGTCCGCGAGCAACCGGCATCCTAA
- a CDS encoding zinc-dependent alcohol dehydrogenase family protein, translating into MTKWMREWSIDAIGPQNLKVAERPVPDIGDHDVLVRTTAVSLNYRDKLILETGMGLGLNFPFVPASDMSGVVESVGKGVTRFRPGDRVISTFHPDWLDGLRPGSGRAPSYATLGGVHPGVMSEFVAFPEDWFVAAPKSLDAAEASTLPCAGLTAWFALVEKGRLRPGDRVVVQGTGGVALFGLQIAKANGAEVIVTSGSQEKLTRALALGADHGINRKSEDWVERVYQLTADHGADHILEIAGGAGLGQSLKAVAADGRISVIGVLEGFEISGPAAPLLLKSPVLQGISVGHRRALEDLVGAVDRLRLKPVIDRRYTFVEFREALAHLDRGPFGKLVIEF; encoded by the coding sequence ATGACGAAATGGATGAGGGAATGGAGCATCGACGCGATCGGCCCGCAAAATCTCAAGGTTGCCGAGCGTCCTGTGCCGGATATCGGTGACCATGACGTGCTCGTCCGGACGACGGCCGTGTCGCTCAATTATCGCGACAAGCTGATACTTGAAACCGGCATGGGACTGGGTCTCAACTTCCCCTTCGTGCCGGCCTCGGACATGAGTGGTGTCGTCGAAAGCGTGGGCAAAGGCGTGACGCGCTTTAGGCCCGGCGATCGCGTCATCTCGACCTTCCACCCCGACTGGCTCGATGGTCTCAGGCCGGGAAGCGGCAGGGCGCCTTCCTATGCGACGCTTGGCGGCGTGCATCCGGGCGTCATGTCGGAATTTGTGGCGTTCCCCGAAGATTGGTTCGTCGCCGCGCCGAAGAGCCTCGACGCGGCCGAGGCGAGCACCTTGCCTTGCGCCGGCCTCACGGCCTGGTTCGCGCTGGTGGAAAAGGGCCGTCTCAGACCCGGCGATCGCGTCGTCGTCCAGGGAACAGGCGGCGTGGCTCTCTTCGGCCTGCAGATCGCCAAAGCGAACGGTGCGGAGGTGATCGTCACGTCGGGGAGCCAGGAAAAGCTCACGCGGGCGCTGGCACTTGGCGCCGACCACGGCATCAATCGCAAATCGGAGGACTGGGTCGAGCGGGTCTATCAACTGACCGCAGACCATGGCGCCGACCACATTCTGGAAATAGCCGGCGGCGCCGGCCTTGGTCAGTCGTTGAAAGCCGTCGCGGCGGACGGGCGCATTTCCGTGATCGGCGTGTTGGAAGGCTTCGAAATTTCGGGGCCCGCGGCGCCGCTGCTTCTGAAATCCCCGGTGCTGCAGGGCATCAGCGTGGGACATCGCCGGGCGCTCGAAGACCTGGTCGGCGCCGTCGACCGCTTGCGCCTGAAACCGGTCATCGACAGGCGATATACGTTCGTCGAGTTCCGCGAGGCGCTGGCGCATCTCGATCGCGGGCCGTTCGGCAAACTGGTGATCGAGTTCTGA
- a CDS encoding LysR family transcriptional regulator, whose amino-acid sequence MERLNGISVFVEVADAGGFSAAAERLNLSRSAVGKTIARLEQRLGVRLFHRTTRTQSLTDEGQLFYRSCLKAIDEVRNAEALLESGRQEIRGRLRISMPVLFGRQCVAPLLHDVLRAHPHLELDLSFNDRVVDLFDEGFDLAIRNGSAGTDPGLMARAIADQRMTVCAAPAYLEAHGTPTSLDDLTRHHAVVYARSGYQRAWSFPVNGNTTEEVTPKTRLRLDDLAAIADAAADGLGLAWLPCWLVRERVQRGELVRVITDRPGEIFKAYAVWPQTQLMLPKLRVVIDKLAKRLPRIME is encoded by the coding sequence ATGGAGAGGCTGAACGGTATTTCCGTCTTCGTGGAGGTCGCCGATGCCGGCGGTTTCTCCGCCGCCGCCGAGCGGTTGAACCTCTCCCGCTCGGCCGTGGGCAAGACGATCGCGCGGCTTGAGCAGCGACTTGGCGTGCGCCTCTTTCATCGCACCACCCGGACACAAAGCCTGACCGACGAGGGCCAGCTCTTCTACCGAAGCTGCCTGAAGGCGATTGACGAAGTGCGTAACGCGGAAGCGCTGCTAGAATCCGGCAGACAAGAAATTCGCGGTCGCTTGCGTATTTCGATGCCTGTGCTCTTCGGCCGCCAATGCGTCGCGCCGCTCCTGCACGACGTGCTTCGTGCGCACCCGCATCTGGAGCTGGATCTTTCCTTCAATGACCGCGTCGTCGATCTGTTCGACGAGGGCTTCGATCTCGCTATCCGCAACGGTTCCGCGGGCACTGACCCGGGCCTCATGGCACGGGCGATCGCCGATCAGCGCATGACTGTCTGCGCCGCGCCCGCCTATCTCGAAGCACACGGCACACCAACAAGCCTTGATGACCTCACCAGACACCATGCCGTTGTCTACGCGCGGAGCGGATACCAGCGCGCGTGGTCCTTTCCAGTCAACGGGAATACGACCGAAGAAGTGACGCCGAAGACCCGTTTGCGGCTGGATGATCTTGCCGCCATCGCTGATGCCGCGGCCGATGGCCTTGGCCTTGCCTGGCTGCCGTGCTGGCTGGTGCGCGAGCGCGTGCAGCGCGGCGAACTCGTGCGGGTCATTACGGACCGACCCGGTGAGATCTTCAAGGCCTACGCGGTGTGGCCGCAAACACAGCTTATGCTGCCAAAACTCCGGGTGGTGATCGACAAGCTCGCCAAGCGGCTACCCCGGATCATGGAGTAG
- a CDS encoding adenylate/guanylate cyclase domain-containing protein — MTTFSISARKKIHLISGAVLGTFILCHFFNHSLGLISIDAMESGRRTFNLLWHSVPGTILLYGALLLHFMMALESLYRRQTLRMPAREAFKIVFGLSLPFVLMVHVVAARVEPIFSGIEATYPDILRSLWSSSIGTTRQTAALLLAWSHGCLGAWFWMRGRAWFPRYEILLYTIALLVPIFALLGFVNGARSLERVYAEHGGYGDTAYVSHKPRVDPALMENIRLALYAGFGGLIAGTLALRALPTRGRIRVRYPDGRVAAVSLGFSVLEASRAAGIPHVSVCGGRGRCSTCRVRVIQGLEGQPAPETAERATLARIGAPDNVRLACQFRPVHSVTVVPILDTDSLGIKKQLAQQDGEGRERRIAVLFCDLRDFTRIAEHKLPFDTVFLLNRYFEMVGEAVESSGGVIDKFIGDGALAIFGLKSPFQEACLQSLAAAVRLSKGIQALNQTFHGELEQPLRLAIGLHAGPAIIGEMGYGRATSLTAVGDTINTASRLEGLAKEHDAELAVSVELVRRAGLDLEGNMRLDIGLRGRQAKLETWIVDSADHIADALPASA; from the coding sequence TTGACGACCTTTTCCATCAGCGCACGCAAGAAGATACACCTGATCTCGGGGGCCGTGCTCGGCACATTCATCCTCTGCCATTTCTTCAATCATTCGCTCGGCCTGATCTCGATCGACGCCATGGAATCCGGCAGGCGGACGTTCAATCTCCTGTGGCACAGCGTACCCGGGACGATACTGCTCTACGGCGCGCTTCTCCTGCATTTCATGATGGCGCTCGAGAGCCTCTACCGGCGGCAGACGCTCAGAATGCCCGCCCGCGAGGCGTTCAAAATCGTCTTCGGCCTCAGCTTGCCTTTCGTGCTGATGGTGCATGTGGTCGCCGCCCGGGTGGAGCCGATCTTCTCCGGGATTGAAGCCACTTATCCCGACATCCTCCGATCGCTCTGGTCGAGTTCCATTGGCACGACCCGGCAGACGGCGGCGCTTCTGCTTGCCTGGAGCCATGGATGTCTTGGCGCCTGGTTCTGGATGCGCGGTCGAGCCTGGTTTCCGCGTTATGAGATCCTGCTCTACACGATTGCGCTGCTCGTCCCGATCTTCGCGCTGCTCGGCTTCGTCAACGGTGCGCGGTCGCTTGAGCGCGTCTATGCGGAACATGGCGGCTATGGCGACACGGCTTACGTCAGTCACAAGCCGCGGGTCGATCCGGCGCTCATGGAAAACATCCGCCTGGCGCTCTACGCCGGTTTCGGTGGCCTGATCGCGGGCACTCTCGCTCTTCGCGCACTGCCGACGCGCGGCCGGATTCGCGTGCGCTACCCCGACGGCCGTGTCGCGGCGGTGAGCCTTGGCTTCAGCGTCTTGGAGGCAAGCCGTGCCGCGGGTATTCCCCACGTCTCCGTCTGCGGCGGACGTGGCCGCTGTTCTACATGCCGGGTCCGCGTGATCCAGGGGCTCGAGGGCCAACCGGCGCCGGAGACAGCGGAGCGGGCGACATTGGCCCGAATCGGCGCGCCGGACAATGTGCGGCTCGCCTGCCAGTTCCGGCCGGTTCACAGCGTGACCGTCGTCCCCATTCTCGACACCGACAGCCTCGGTATAAAGAAGCAGCTCGCTCAGCAGGACGGCGAGGGCCGCGAGCGTCGGATCGCCGTGCTCTTCTGCGATCTGCGCGATTTCACCCGCATCGCCGAGCATAAGCTACCCTTCGATACGGTGTTCCTGCTCAACCGCTACTTCGAGATGGTCGGCGAAGCCGTCGAAAGTTCGGGCGGCGTGATCGACAAGTTCATCGGCGATGGTGCACTTGCGATCTTCGGACTGAAGAGCCCGTTTCAGGAAGCATGCCTTCAGTCACTCGCGGCCGCAGTCCGATTGTCCAAGGGGATCCAGGCGCTCAATCAGACATTTCACGGAGAGCTCGAACAGCCGCTGCGGCTGGCGATCGGCCTGCACGCAGGCCCGGCGATCATCGGCGAGATGGGATACGGCCGGGCGACTTCGCTGACCGCGGTCGGCGATACGATCAACACCGCAAGCCGGCTCGAGGGCCTGGCGAAGGAGCATGATGCCGAACTCGCGGTTTCGGTCGAACTCGTTCGTCGCGCCGGCCTCGATCTCGAAGGGAACATGCGGCTCGATATTGGCCTGCGCGGCCGGCAGGCGAAACTCGAAACCTGGATCGTCGACAGCGCCGATCACATCGCGGATGCCCTGCCGGCATCGGCTTGA